AGTCTCTCAAAAATGTAGAATAACTGGCATGTCtttgctctctctgccttccccgcAGGTTAACCTCAGAGCAACAGACGTCAGGCTCATGCGCCAGTTGCTTGTTATCAATGAGAGCATTGAGTCCATCAAGTGGATGATTGAAGAGAAAGCCACCATTACCAGCCGAGGCAGCAGTCTGAGTGGGAGCCTGTGCAGTTTATTGGAGAGTCAGAGCACCTCCTTACGTGGCAGCTACAATAGCCTCCATGATGGCAGCGATGGGCTGGATGGCATCTCCGTGGGGAGCTTTCTGGACACTTTGGCAGATGATGTCCCTGGCCATCAGACCCCATCAGACTTGGACCAATTCAGTGACAGCTCCATAATAGAGGACTCACAAGCCCTGCACAAACACCCTAAACTGGATTCTGAATACTACTGCTTTGGCTAATAACCCAGTTTTTTGCATGGGATTGGTGTGCAATTAACTCGTATTTATCCTTCTCCGCTGCTATATTTTTGGtgtgatttttttatatgataacctttttaaaagaagcttatTTTGAAACTGCTTGATGATAATTCTGTTGCTCCTAATATTTCTTATCTGGActgatttatctttctctcttgcatctctatttttatttattacaatgatttttctcccttttacagTGGCACAAATAAAGTAGGGGGAAAAAGAATAAGCAATAattaagttttgcttttgttttcagggCAAGGGGTCaggaattacaaaaaaaaaagtctgctaaATTTTACAATAAACCAAAGTCTGATAACAGCTAATTTTGTTGTTTGTATTCTTAAATGATGAAAAGTTTCATTTTCCAGAAGATACTGAGGTTCATTATTGAATAGTAGGTTGAACAAAATAGTTGCAACACACTTAGGCATTATTTCTAGGCAAAAACTTCCTGGTATAAAGTCAACAGTACTGTTAGTCACACACCTCTACACAACAGTTTTTCGGAAGCCACAACTGTATGCGATCTGCTCACTTCAACTTTGACGTCATACTTTAGATTGTACTGTTATCATTAGTGATTCTAACTCAAATGATAGAGGCTTAGTTGTGTAATAATAGATACAGTTTCCCcaaatttcaaagaataattGAGATTAGGTATATATAGGTGATTAGAGGTTAAGGTCTCCTAAATTGTATTTTGAGATTTTGTACATACAATATttgttacaaatatttatttatagatgttTACAATTCTGATATGacatataaacacacaaatgcatatatactgatggatggatggatgaatggatagatggatggaatgGAAAGTACAATCACTATTGATTTATGAAGTCTCATATGATATTCATTCTGGCGTAGATAAATAATCTCCTAGTATTCTGAAATGATGTCTGACTATATAACTCATGTGGcaaataaacatttcattttgatgTGGTATTATTAATCCTCCACAATTTCTTTTACCTTGATGATTCTTAGTGAGTGAATCTATTGAGGTTTCAATCTGTTCTTTGTAAATGATATATGTTTCTGCACTAAACACTTTAAATATGAATCAAAAAGTCTTCCTGTTTATAACTGAAAAATGTCCACATTCAAAAAGTGGTTACCCTAATATTTCCTTTGTTAAGATATACCTGTTACTCTTGTcaaatgtattgtttgtttccaTAACATATGTTATTCAATTTCCAATTAAAATCTACAGGGTCTATATTTTACACTAGTCTTTTTTCATCAATTGATGTTATAATCCTCATTACAGCAATTTCATAATGTGAGGATTGTCTCCCTTCTGTGTTTGAAGAGACTGAGGCACATGGAATGTAGGTAGCTGTATCAAATCTCCCAGTAAGGTTcaaaactgggatttgaacttgggtCTGTCTTATTCATAACAATAACACTGAATATTCCCTTTGGCACATATTGAAatcaaataataaagattaaaaaagcaaatgaaagtccattacaaaacaaacaaataaacaaacaataatacTTTCCTCCCAATCAGTGAGGATCCACATTTCCCAATATTGAGCTGTCCAAGTCCTTTCCTGAATTCACATGTCCAGAGTTAGTTTTGTGCCTATAGATGAATTGGGTAATTGGCCACTTGTGAACTGTTACTAATATATTTCCCCCTTTCtgcttatttttactttcaagttAGTAAAGGCTGGTTGGTTggctattttgttccattttaacCTAGAATTAAGCCAAGCAATTTTTAGCACAGATCATTTACCACATTAAAATCTAAGAGTGTGCATTGTGACCAACCAGAGAAAACACTGCTAGAACCATGACTGATGAATTTCAAGAAGAGGATAATGAAATATGTAACCATATGTCTACAGCACTGCAAGGGAAAACATCCTAAGTAAGAGGAAAGTGGGTAGACAGCAAGTGTATAAGAGGTATCAATGACAAATTCTCACCCCATCAAAACCCTACTTTTTCCTAGAACAAGCCAGGTACATGAATGATGATTTCTGTCCTCAGATCATAGTTGTAGGTTGTAAATTCAATGTGGCAAATTTCTTTCATATTCTCCCTTTCCTAATCAGCTTTCCCTGCTACTTGCCAATCCCTTGCCAACTATGACTGTCCCAcctgtaaaaaggaaataaaaaaagcgAGAGTATAATATGGGAGAAGCCTCCTCTGGAAGTTTTCATTTATGCATTGTATTTTAAGGAACCTATAATGAACATTGGCAGAATACTTGAGGTTTTTTTTGGCCTTATGAGTTTCAGTGTTTTATGTGCTTTACAGATATCCCTAGTTGTCTTTTTTTGCAAAATATACCAAACATGAAGTCTATGATTAAGATATTAGTGTCATATATAAGTCAATAATGTTAAGAGGAGGAGAATGTGCAGTTGAACAACATTAATTACTAACATATTTATTGGTCTCCAAAGAATGAATGCACTTTCAACTAAGTAATCTCCATTACTAATCTCTGATCTGGAGCATTTGATATTTGATCTCTGTCAGCACCATGAGGAAATGGggtaaaaatttaaagcaaaagtgCCTTTCAAACTATTCTGCTTACACTCAGTTGTTCCTCtcccagaaaaaaaggaaattgtccTAGTTATATAAATCTCTCCATTTTATGGACTCATTGGTCTTGTAGTGGAAAGGAGGTAATTTGGAGTTAAGGAATTTAGAAAGTTTAAAGATAATACAATTTAAGAGTATTGCAAATAAAGATACACTAGATGATCAACTtagaaaccttttaaaaatgttttaagtaatctctacaaccaacatgggGATCAAACTCATGACtgccaagatcaaaagtcacatgctctacaagctgagccagccaggcatcctgacCAACTTAGAAATCTTAAACTTCAAAAAACTCCAGTAATTGTACTACAAGTCAGCCCCAAATCACACGACATAAAGTTTTAAGTATTTGTCAACATCTAGAAATACATTAGGGACTCTCTGCCATTGCGTGAATATAAAGGCACTGAAGCTCCATGAATAACTTCAATCAGACATTTGTATCCCCAACTCTATCAAAACACAATCACTTTCATCATGTTAAAAAATGGCTCTTTTGGGACCCTTATTTTACTGACACCTCAGCAGCACCTGACACATTGGATTactcctttcttaaaaatttttcttcatttggcttcCAGGACATTACTCTGTCTTGGATCGTATCATTCTCTACTTGCCTGCTATTTAGCATGCTGTGTTGCTGGTATCTTCACATTCC
This DNA window, taken from Lutra lutra chromosome 13, mLutLut1.2, whole genome shotgun sequence, encodes the following:
- the LURAP1L gene encoding leucine rich adaptor protein 1-like — encoded protein: MEDSPLPDLRDIELKLGRKVPESLVRSLRGEEPVPLERDGDPCGGSGGGGGGCSSSNSSYSFPPSLSSSSSSSPTSGSPRRSHCSALERLETKMHFLRQEMVNLRATDVRLMRQLLVINESIESIKWMIEEKATITSRGSSLSGSLCSLLESQSTSLRGSYNSLHDGSDGLDGISVGSFLDTLADDVPGHQTPSDLDQFSDSSIIEDSQALHKHPKLDSEYYCFG